The sequence below is a genomic window from Lytechinus variegatus isolate NC3 chromosome 3, Lvar_3.0, whole genome shotgun sequence.
TCCTCGGCCCCGTCttacagacctgccaaccagtatgtTTTTGGTATGTTTTTGCAAcatcaaaatttttaaaaatcaaagtcCGTATTTTTATTCACTATAGAAATTGTACACTTAATTGTCGGCAgtacgttttttctttaaaaatatgtttgtttgttttttttacaaaattgtaattcattgagaaaaatcatctctatgtctctatttcataaaattacaaaaatatggttattagattaatgtaatttcaggtaacttggttttttttaatcattttgttaaaaccggGGTGAGATACACACatgtttcaattgtttttttttttcatctacatgtacaagatcagtgtgcattttagcttgcatgcagcttgagcgccgcgatgagcgagtgcgccatgtattttattataaagtaCACTTTTGaggggaaaaatacattttttttattacaatttttcatttccaGAGGTTGACAGATCTGCTGTAACATTATTGATCTTGTAATGAAAAGCCTGTTTTccacaaaaataacaaaaactaCTAGTTATAGAGATAAAAGCCCCAGAAATCTTGGAAAATACAGTGAGCATTGAGTTCATACTTTCACTGTACAATCATGTTACAAAGATTGTTCTATAAATCCACATTGGAGTATCCATAATAATTTCAATACAAAGAAATTGGACTTTTAAAAAAGCCTGGATTTTGAGTGACACTAcacaactgggctgaaattaaaaactGTGTTAAATTTctttgcgagatgccggatgagctccacatcattgatgtgctagtttttttttaattaatttatgtTCTCTCTTGTTTTGGGGTGCTCCATAATCTTTTTAAATGGAGATTATTGGCAACTTTTCCAATCATAAGTAATGTAGGACTGTTATTTTGtacatttcttttctctttttgttcttcAGTTTTGTTATTTAGTTCAGTTTGTTTACATTCTTGATGCTTCTGTTGTCATCCATTTCCATTTGACTTTCAGCCTGCTTCTCCCATCATTCCTTTCCTATTCAGATGTGTTCATTCATTATGTTCTCacatctgattcttttgttAAACATTCTTATTATGCAATCATCACAACATCTTAATATTATCTTCACTTATCTCTTATTGGTTATTTCATGAATTAGACTCCTATTAGTTGGCTCctccattattttaattttgattggttgatattacttaatttgaatataggcctacaggtattttaattttgtgatatGATTCTTAGTTTTACATTGTGTACTTAGGCAAAGAAGCCATCTTGATTAATCAGTGCACTACCAGACTTCATTGAGTTAAGTTTGGTTATCATGTTCCTGTGTCTTCTGAGTTGATTCTACTTAATTTCTGTTTGCTGTTCCATATAATGTGTATGTTTGAGCTTGTGTTATCCTCCTTGTGCAGTTGAATAtttatttcccatagacttatATTTAAAGCCGCACAAGGACATTGAAATGAATCAAATGTGGTAGAACAGCAAGGACAAGGTACAAATACACTGTGATATACATTGAAGATTCCACATCTCTGTTTATCTCCATTTATACTAGCCAAATGGCCGAGGATTATGATTTGTCTGATAGGCTTTGCTTGAAAGGAGATGGAAAAAGAAGCCATTTTGGTGGATGtgtttgttatttcttttatgCATGACGTCTGATATTTGTATTTCTTACAGGATACATGCACAGGATTCCTCCTTGGGGGTATTGGGGAAATCAATAACAAGAGACAGCCAAACTTCATGGTAGTTGAGAAGGGTAGGTGAAACTTTAATTGTAGAGGATTGCTAGTATTTTTGTGAATTGTTTCCTGACATCTGTATGTTCTGTAAAATACATTGATATATCTTGCTATTTTAACAGGGAAATCTATTGGTAGATTAATAGTGTTAATACTTGATTGATAAGGAATGAGTCgaagatgatgatcatggtaGATATACaatgcgtcccagaaaaaacgaaaccgagattaagcgatgattcatcataacttaatcacaaatacaatagacaaatgacctaccattgtaaagcctagaatctcctcttttatctTAAATTACttaagattatttctcattcacgcatgagtgagcaaaaacaatttgaagaaaggataccaaaatcTCATTTGgtggggggtatctgaattttaaaaaaaaatcacatgcctaaaaatttcaatatctgctcttttatttgataccttaatcacaaaaaatggtcaagaagtaaaaaagttatgttccctcgaaacaatgcttgtatttccataatttcattaaataaacatgttttcactggtttcccacagaagctatcgcatggttaacaaaagactaaatgcatggctgatcgtcaacaaaatggAGTGTTGAGTGAGgctgaacgctagcctgtaaaacctcttcatttatgaaattattgaaattcaagccttatttcaaattatcagaactttgttattacttgaccattttctgtaattgaggtatatcaaagagcagatattgaactttttaaaaatgtggttttcttcttGAAACCTAAATACAGCctgccaagtgactttttggtatcccctcttcaaattgtttttgttcactcatgcatgaatgagaaataatctaaataatttcagatgaaagaggaaattctaagctttacaatggttgGTCATTAGTCtatattatttatgattaagttatgataactCATTGCTAATTCtcagttttgttttttgtgggacgcactgtataaatattaaaaaagtaacaaaaacaaaaaatccacttgcagattttttttttgggggggcagtAGATTTTGCCTCATATGCCATATCTGGCTGCTTCAAAATTATTGGTTAATTACGCCTCTGACCCAACCCTCCCTCCTCCCtctatgaaataaaacaaaaaatcccTAACAGAGAACAATGTTTGTGTCAGTTTGACACCCATGGTCAGTATACCTACTATCAGTTTTCAGTTTAGTGGCTTTTTTTACATACCCATATTTTCCATAATATAATATTACTTATGCCGTGGCGTCCAtagtctgtcgtccgtccacattttcaaaatgctactacttcgccatttcaagtccgatttcaattctgtttgctttatatgatagcactaagtgggggattcaaaacttctacacaaaattttgaaactcattaaatatgctaatttattcatatattttctaaactcacaaaaattacttatttatttgttgattgattttagttatttttgttccatctgagagctacattaggttcaccaaggttctacacagagttaaatgcttttatgtcatttcttcatcaatttcaattctatatcctcaatgtcaccaatataattcactacagtgtcaactgggctgaaattaaaattgtgctaaattttgttgcgagatgccggatgagctccacatcattggtGTGCTTGTATATGAATAGGAATGGAATGGGAATGgtttcaaataattttgagaaAGTAATGTAGTGGAGAAGAATAagcattttaaaacatgttGGTGCACATTATTTAAAGACATATTAACTTTGTGAACATAATTTCTAAAATCTAATTCGGAATCAGAAATGTGTGTGGGATTGTGGATGGTTTGTCAATTtgacattgaaataaaatgaaaccaaTCCAAAGTTGGTATGAAGTAAGTAGTTCTTAAAAAAGGCTTTGGGAGTATTATCTCTACCATAGATTAATTCAAACAGACCACTTTtctcacattaaaaaaatataattgttacTGTTAGTATACagagagaggtggagagagaTGAATAGAAGTAAATAGGCAGGCAGCATAGCctatgcccgggggggggggggcactcagtatataatgcatagtgggtatgtgccgcggaggggacccccattttcacactcaaatttccgttccaaggcatagcatttttgccttgttgagaaaaagaacaaaggaagccactccaaggcatagcattttcttatcgaaaaaaagaagagagaaatccgctccaaagcttcgcatatttttcgttacgccactccgatcgcattgaatgagccgcaattttggtgaaaagcggccgcagagcttccccggcggaggccgcgctagctgcatcatgcacacatgaccgttccatatggcatagggatgcatacgcgctcacacgctggcgatccgttccaaggacccccgttttcacaaacatttgtcgttccgaagcccgttccgaggaccctcctttttacaataagcccgctccaaggcccctgtttttgtctcgcccgcggcacacccccaccacttttttggtcggtgccccacccccccccccccccccaggggcCTATGCCCCTAAAACCTTACCATGACCTCCACATATTTACATGCACATTCATTCACAATTCAGTCAGTTAAAGTTTTCTCAGTGCAACCAGGCCTGGCTGAATTGGTTTACATTTCTtaatctaaaaatcatttgcatCCATATTTTGCTTTGAAACTTTCAGACAAGTATTTCAAAACTATAAATCTTTTATATCTAAActgttttcaaaataaaaaatgttattttttagaaataaaacaCAGTATTAACCTTCAAATTAAAAGCGGAAAGTAACAAGAACATAGAGTGATAGACACATGACTTTGTCTTGACTGTTACTTGTATTAGAGAAAACTTatgttcccttttttttctatgtataCCAGAAACTGCAGTCCATGAGATTGAAGAGAGCTTCAAGAACTTTGTTGCACGCAATGATATTGCAATCATCCTCATCAACCAGAACATTGCTGAGCATATACGTCATCTGTTAGATAATCACACTGATCCAGTTCCATCTGTACTTGAGATCCCATCCAAAGACAGTCCTTATGATCCTAGCAAAGACTCAATTCTTAGAAGAGCTAAGGTTTGTCCTCACCCCTCATTTTTCCCTCATCTcaatctctctctatctctctgtctGTATCTCTGTTTGTCTCGGTCTATTGCCATGTCTATTtctttattgcattttttttctactgttGTTTCCTATATACAGTGGTGTTgtctcatcattttttttttcttcttgcttCCATTTTTTGGTGGAGGTGGTTGTTATAGCTCATTTGATTTCAGGTTGATAAAAGCTTTTAATCACTAGTacatttttgtcttgcctggaTAGCAAAAACAAGACAGAGCAAGATGCGTTTTTCTCGtcaacattgattttttttttcaatgtatttatgtattattCTATAATGATAGTGAAATTACAGAGAAATGTTTAAAGTCTCTAATAATATTTAATTAATGAAGGTGAACACCTGTAACATGTATGTGTGCATGTATTACCCATGCCCCCTTGCTGGCtgcatttatttctgttttcttttattattatgggagtattaaccctaaaaagactgggggggctgattgagcccccccctcgacatttttcgcgataaatccgccgcgcgaaattttttgaccgcgtcgctcgctgactttttactttcaagtctcgtgcaacttttgagaccaaaattgcgacccccgggtacgcggttccaaaattacgcaacatttcgtaagtgcatgcagacccaaaattactcaaaaacgtgaatttgtgtacaaatccaatgcaaatagtgttcttagccaaaattcataaatgtatcattatttttccttttactgcttaaaatcaataaattttatcttgtttatggtcaaaataaagtccccgacaatttacattgaaaaaacaataaaaaaaagtcgaaaaacaaagaaatacataagaattttagaaaacaatagaatacataagaaaataaatgtgattttgaaatttttttaaaatcaatttgatcagatgcctatctagagtatgtgaaacaaaaattagcatttcaggggcattattttattaataagagcaaacttatgattttacgcataaattagcataattaatgagacatgagattttttgcagaatttgatgttatagttttgtagataatgccatgggtaatgcgtgtgccaattttcagccccccccccctgtcttcttaggcgtcgaaatagcccagtctagtgaacactttttgcgagagtgatcacgaatttcctagaaagccagtgaacactttttgcgagagtgatcacgaatttccttgttgaccatagtagattgcgagacaaatgaataccctctagcgattatttcaatccgcaataatgaacctatttagtattatagccagtctatttagggttaagcttAGTTAAaggtatgtgtgtgtataaGTCATGTTAGTTCGAATGGGAGGTTTGTTTTCATATGATTTATCATTGTGATATATGTATGTgaaagtcttttctttttattttactttattgcAGGGTATGTTCAGCGCTGAGGATTTCCGCTGATGTCGTTGGAACAATATTTCTCTCTTCTCATTCCATAtaattatatagatatatatatgataCATGTTACTGGGTGATAATAGTTAAAATGGTGAAGATTAATTTTATGCAATGTGTcccatgattttttccaccaataaataataattcttCATGCAAATATATACGGGCATGCTCCTGCTAAATACCTACTTGTACCAGATTCATCCAATCAAAGTTTTCAATTGCTCTGCTATCCTGTACATTTTGGAGACTTAACTATTTTGAAACAGATAGATACTTTTCatgtgaatttaaaaaaaatacaatgcacctccaaactgaattttttttttttttaaacttctgtctatatttcattttcattattatgaatcctgaataaagaaatgttggacacattacataaaatcaataaGAACTGTAATACTCCCTACTtcactttttattatttctgtAGGTTAGATAGATGCTGTATTATCATTTCTTTAGTATATTTTGCCAGTTTTGGATTAAAGTAGTAACTTTGTAAACTCCATTGAGTgttaaatatatatgaaaaaattatatatatccAACCATTTCAttaagtatatatatttatctgatGTATGTGTATCAGTAATTTGCAttttaaggggaagttcacacACACATTGACGTCCTGTTGGTTCCAagtttaacaaaagaaaaaaaagaaagaaactttTCAGTAATACGTGAAAACTCAACCAAAGATAAACAgagtcttttattttttaatgtcatttgaGGAAACtaattactaaacatcctaatTAAAGCAATTACTGTAAATACATATACTTTATTGTAGATCAATAATCATTACAGTTGCACAAGATTGAATGGTTTGCTACATACCAGCACGTGtcagctttaaaaatgcagGTACATGATTTGTTGCTTGTATGCATACACTTCATTGGTGCTCactgaaaatatatttccaaGGATGTCAAACTATATATAGACCTATTGTGTGCAATTCTACATGTATCACTTGGAAAGTGGAATCAAACTTCATTTGATTTTGGTATTgttgatgaatttgaaaattatcttcaaatgaataataatcaaaatatccACAGAGTAGGAGGCGAAtgatttttaagttttttttttatttataaaaatttgacattctaCAAAGAATCATAAAAGAATGgtgatttgtttttaatgactgtttgcatcaattttgatatttgaaaaaaaggaacaatATGGGAAAGAATCAAGCTTATGTTATCCTTATATTGTCTTTAATGGTTccatttgcatattttgttgGCCTTTTTTATTAACCCATTTAAGACAAAGTGAACATACGTTTTTGTTTGCTATGGTTTTTCCCCATGAAGAGCAATATTGTACAAAATACATgggatgaaaatgaaacaaaatttacaCTAACTTCAGTTTTATTGCATTATTATCTTAGATTATATTCTGAAACACATTTTAGAACAAGTCACTCTGAATCATTCAATTAGCAATGTTATGGAAATGCCCAAATCACTGTTTTCCACACCACCTGACTGATTTCTAACTTCTCACTCAATCTGTTCTTATTAATAAAGTTAGTAAACATCATACGGAATAtaaaagttgccaatttgaagaatgaaagaTGATTGTTAGAAAGGGGTTAAGCAATActccttttttatcttttttcctACCAAAGTTTGCGTTGTTGTTGGATTGAATGTAGTGAACAAGAAACTTGTTATCTATCAGTACTTGTGAAATAGATGTGTTCAATTTCCAAATAATGATATTGTATAAATTTAATGAGAGTGCTTTTAAGATAGTTCAATGTAATGAgttgtaatttttcttttattttttataccccTGTCCTAGACGGagcgtattatggtatcacgctcgttTTGTCTGTCTGTCCATCCGTCTGTtaacttttcattttaaatgcgataacttcagtttgacttaacctataggtcaaggtcacagtgacattttttcatcatacCCTTCTGCGGTCTTTGTAGATGTGACAACTTCAGTTGTGTGTGTAATAccagcatggatcccaggaagcctattgattttgaggtcaaaaggtcaaggtcacagtcacatgttttcatcttacccttctgcagtccttgtaaacgcaatGTTTAATTTAAcataggctcatataatttggtgtgtacgATACTAGCACAggtcccaggaagcctattgatttcgaggtcaaagtcacatgttttcatcttacccttctgcagtccttgtaaacgcaatAACTgaagtttaacttaacctaggctcatataatttggtgtgtatgatactagcataggtcccaggaattctattgattttgaggtcagactgtcacctttctcttttcttgcttgaccaataactccattttctgtGTTACACgcgggcgtattatgtgctcgccttagcaACACTGTATTGATACTTCATGTGAGTCTtgggtttttattttatttctttatttctacaaCACGATGGCTGGAATTCagaaaggtggttttgaaaccacagtttatgcaaatttcatgCATTGAATAAGCTAATTTTAGCACATAAGAAATGAAGAGAGCTCTAATAGTGAATGCACACATTTATCAAAGGGCACTGAATTGATGTGTGTTACTAAGGTTGCACCATTAATGAGACTACTACTTTTTATTGATGATTCCATTGTTTATTACATAAACAGCAGGCTCATCCCTGGGGCTCATCAAAACAGTATCCTTAGTGTCAGGCATCAATATAGCTCCCTGTAATAAAATCACAACTTCATTATTGGGCACTTTCTCCATATATACATCACACTGAAATAGTGTAATTGGTGCATGCAATCAGGAATCATGGTTTCAAAATTACGTTGTCAATTTTAGGCAAATCAGTTTGTAAAATGAACAATTCTTCATCTTTGAGAACCTCATGACATTTATTTTTCGTCATTTTGGTATATCTATCCCTTGATAATATGAATATATAGTGGCAAAGGATATTATGAGTTGCATgctatattaataaaaataaacctACAATTATTACGCATTTTTATTAATCAATGGCACTGAAAGTTATACTgttataaaatgttttatatttgtatttgaatgtcAGTAAAACTAAAGAAATTATTGAATATGATGGTTTgaagtgtttttatttttcacatatttgttttgtttttgtattttatagcCTATAGCGTTAAAGAGAAAGTTTACCCTGAATCAAGAATGGTTTTAATGAGCAtataaatgaaagaaacaatGAAGTTTTGGCTAAAATCCATCGAGTATCATGACATCATAAATTGGCAGCACCTTGAATGGCATGATTTGTGATATAAGTgctattttctcagaaaatcaaaacttttttttacctgtCAATAATCATCAGACTCGCCATTTTTTACACGCTTCTTTGAGGAAAATATTTTCAGTCATAATGAACCAtaacaaaatggaaatttttGGAATATATATTATATCTTATTACACGATATACATGTCATCAGCTCAAGATGTCACAAAGTAGGAAAATATACTTATAAAAAACTTATTTGTCTTATGCTTTGAtggatattttgttttatctgatTTGGGTACTTTTCTTAAAATGAATTTGTTGCCAAGCTGAACTTTAAGCTTGGAACTTTTTTGTAAGttgaaaatatcagaaattagtttgtcatgttatatttacacAAACTTTAGTTTTGTTGCATTATTATCTTAAATAGATATGTTCAGGCTCCAAataatgaaattgtataaatcTAACGAGAGTGCTTTTAAAAATTACCTTCCACAAAGTCAAAAAGTAAgagaatatacaaaaaaaagtcTTGTCTTATGATTTGatgggtatttgttttatctgatttggggacttttttAAAAACGAATTTGTTGCCAAGCTAAACTTTCCTTTAAAATTTGaactttttgtaatttgaaaatagaaataagttTGTCATGTCATATTGACAAAATAGTTTCCAAAGTTATAATTCTACATGGATTTGTACTGGCATGCTGAAGACTAGTCTTGTGAATGAGGGACAGCTAGTGATATCGTTGGTCATGTTATACCCTATTTTGATGCAATCCGATTGCCGAAGCCGAGCATGTGAAGTCACCAAGTTTTTCTAAAGTGCGTCGGTCATCTTAcgtgattgcaaaaaaaaatgtttattgtcGCGAAAATACTTATATTTTTCTTGACTGTTTCATTGTTCAATGTTTTGGCTTGAGTTGTATCATCAATTGAAAATGAGAGAATTATTGTAAACTGCTTTTGTAATTGTTCTCAAAACTATCAAATATGACTTTGGCGATAAGACcaattatgttttttaaatgtgtaaattgaaatttttaaagcacAGTTTCCAGATGATGTGAACACTGAAAAGGCTGTTCGATAATGAAGCCATTAACCAGCCGAGGATTCAAACAGGAATAATGCTGAATTTCATCGAAATCCAAAGTAAAGTTTAAAAAGCCCTGACGtcaaattttgcttatttttcacaaaaacagttttatgcacaatAGTGATACGCAAATTAGAGAATCAATAATGTCACTCACTACTTCTTCTTTGAATATTATTAAACACTTCATTTTTTGCAGATTTGGCAATAAGGATACTCATCAAATAGGTTGCAAAAATAAATTCCACATATTCCGAAAGCaatcaaactttgtttcacattacaataatgaagaggaatatacaaaagaaatctagtgagtgggtgatatcattttgtttcctaaCTCATTTGCACTTTGACAATAATGCACTGGATATAACTGATTTGTGAAGTCGAGCTAAACTTTGAATTGTCATAACAGTCTtaattacatccgattttggtgaaattttcagtatacTTATTATTCGGGGTGGATTTATCCTATAAAGGTTCATAGAATAGTCTGATTGATAATGCAAATAAAAGATAATACACAAAAACAGCCTTGATGTAAATTATTGATGGCAGTTTGCCCATAGTTCTAAAACATGTAGAAAGTATTTTGTACAAAAGTTGTAGAAATCGATTTAAAAAGTCTATCATTCCCCGCTTGTACCATCGATCTCATGCAAAATCGTCGATATTTTTTTTCCCCAAGATTTGGATGAGAGTGTGATGAATAGGTCACGGTAGTGACGGTACTCCAAGTTGTTTTGTTCACAATACAAAAATACCTTTTCAGATACTTGGAACATTGTGTAAAATTCTTTTCTGTTTGAAAGAAATCTAGTTGGCTTTCACGAGAATATCCATGAcgtttcttttttcccttctatttccTATAAATGGCTTGAACAAAATCTTTTCAATATTGACCTTGCAGTATACCTGGATGTGATCTCAAATTTTTGCGACTTTTCTTGCATCTACGCATGTTGATCGATCCGATAATTCACCCAtctattctttttaaaacctACGCCTCTGAAAAATAGATTTGTTTACCATCCAGTGGCGACGCCATCAGGGTATTTTGATTTGGGGAAAGAAGACCCAACTTTTCATTCTTGAAAAGAGATATAGGAAGTCGCTCATTCTCTTTCCCATTTACCCTAAAAActccactccccccccccccttccatccTTTCCTCCCTTAGAAAAGTTCATATAGTGGGTAGTATTTCTTGTCACGTCGCATTGTTATTGACTAATATATAAAGCCTTATGTTAGGTCTTTTAACGCAagtgtatgtaggcctatatcatatTGAAGCATGCAGATCTGATGAGAAAGAATTTTCCACGTTAACAAGATAAAGCTGATCTAGGCTTTTCTTGCTATTTCTTCTTAAGgaaaaattttccaaatactTTTAAAGTTGATATTATTGTCTATAGGAAGTTGTTAATCAGCATGTTCACTACTTTATTTATAATTCGTTTGATTGTCGGGTGTTTAGCCTGCACACTTGGTATACCTGGTAACATAGCAATCATCGTCGTCTTTACGAAGCAAGGTATTAAGAATGCTACTGATGTTACCTTCGTCGCCCTTGCAGTGGTCGATGTCATTGCTTGTGTCATGAACGGGATGAAGATACCCATAGCTTTCTTTCATGATGAGCATCCTTGGGCATGTTATATCGAGGTGATTGGAGCGAGATCACCTCTCTATGCCGGATTGTTTTTGACCATCTCGATAGCGTTTTATCGCTACCAAGCGGTATGTAAGCCATTTGACAGACGATTCGGACGACGAGCTTCCACATTGGTCTCTATCTGTTGTCCCATCATCGCCTTCGGTCTTCATATACCGTTCTTTTTCATCACAAAGTCTATGAAACGTCGTGGGCAGTATGGATGCAATGtatatggtgatatttcttGGGGGCGTGACGTATATGCCAAGTCTCAAGCAATTATATTCTTTGTTTCTGCTTTGGTTATAACAACTTTATATATTCGTATTTACAAGTTCATTCGTGCTCATCAGATCATTCGTCAACAAATGACTAACAGATATAGCTCCGACTGCCAAGGACGTCCAGGTGAAAATATAGATACAAAAG
It includes:
- the LOC121410385 gene encoding 5-hydroxytryptamine receptor 2B-like is translated as MFTTLFIIRLIVGCLACTLGIPGNIAIIVVFTKQGIKNATDVTFVALAVVDVIACVMNGMKIPIAFFHDEHPWACYIEVIGARSPLYAGLFLTISIAFYRYQAVCKPFDRRFGRRASTLVSICCPIIAFGLHIPFFFITKSMKRRGQYGCNVYGDISWGRDVYAKSQAIIFFVSALVITTLYIRIYKFIRAHQIIRQQMTNRYSSDCQGRPGENIDTKAESVLSVSADISKSDITVSAEGESIGITEMTSSVDIKPAKLKKAFQKATSHKMKRPAKKLQSDHKTTQVVIIITVLFFLLWLPNIVIDQIPNDQITRILLAKDNGSLIFYFTLQVKYISHITNVFVYILAFRRFRQTCCRLF
- the LOC121410384 gene encoding V-type proton ATPase subunit F-like → MAHSSKGKLVAVIGDEDTCTGFLLGGIGEINNKRQPNFMVVEKETAVHEIEESFKNFVARNDIAIILINQNIAEHIRHLLDNHTDPVPSVLEIPSKDSPYDPSKDSILRRAKGMFSAEDFR